CACATGGCCACGGGACGCCGTGACGATGCGGGAGCGGCCCACGTTTCAGGCGCAGGCCTATGGGGTTCTGGCCGAACATTGTAAGGCTGTGCCGACAACGCAAGATCATGAAAAATGGAGTTTGAGATGTCGGCAGGAAAAGTGGCGCTTGTCACCGCAGGCGGCAGCGGCATGGGCGCGGCGGCGGCGAGGCGGCTCGCAGCCGACGGCTTCAACGTGGCGGTCCTGTCGTCCTCGGGCAAGGGCGAGGCACTCGCGACCCAACTTGGCGGTATCGGCGTTACCGGTTCCAATCAGTCGAACGACGACCTGAAGCGCCTGGTCGACGGCGCGCTCGACCGCTGGGGGCGTATAGATGTGCTGGTCAACAGCGCCGGCCACGGTCCGCGCAAGCCTATCCTCGAAATCACCGACGAGGACTGGCATACCGGCATCGACGTCTATTTTCTGAACGCGGTGCGCCCGACACGGCTGGTGACGCCGGTGATGCAGAAGCAGAAGTCCGGTGCCATCATCAACATTTCGACGGCCTGGGCGTTCGAACCGGGCGCCATGTTCCCGACCTCGGCGGTGGCCCGGGCGGGGCTGGCATCCTTCACCAAGATCTTCGCCGACACCTACGCCGTCGACAACATCCGCATGAACAACGTCCTGCCCGGATGGATCGACAGCCTGCCGGCGACGGAGGAACGGCGGGACAGCGTGCCGCTGAAGCGCTACGGCGCGGCAGAGGAAATCGCCGCCACCATTGCCTTCCTCGCCTCGGACGGCGCTGCCTACATCACCGGCCAGAACATCCGTGTCGACGGCGGCGTCACGCGGTCGGTGTAGACCGCAAGGTTCGTGCTAGGCTGTAGTGACGATTTAACTATCTGATCCAAATAGCTATGGCTGCGATGAGGACGAAGCCTCGGAAGTTTGCGAGGAGCTTGTCGTATCGCGTTGCGACGCGGCGGAACTGCTTGAGTTTGGCAAAGAAGCGCTCAATGAGGTTTCGTTCCTTGTAGATGCGCCAGTCGCAAGCGTGAGGACGCCTTCGTTCGGGCCTTGGCGGAATGACGGGGATAGCTCCAGCATCGAGAATGATGTCGTGGAAGGCCTCGGCGTCATAGGCGCGGTCGGCGATGACGTGGCGAGGTTTAAGGCCTTCCAGCAGGTC
The window above is part of the Rhizobiaceae bacterium genome. Proteins encoded here:
- a CDS encoding SDR family oxidoreductase — translated: MSAGKVALVTAGGSGMGAAAARRLAADGFNVAVLSSSGKGEALATQLGGIGVTGSNQSNDDLKRLVDGALDRWGRIDVLVNSAGHGPRKPILEITDEDWHTGIDVYFLNAVRPTRLVTPVMQKQKSGAIINISTAWAFEPGAMFPTSAVARAGLASFTKIFADTYAVDNIRMNNVLPGWIDSLPATEERRDSVPLKRYGAAEEIAATIAFLASDGAAYITGQNIRVDGGVTRSV